One Epinephelus moara isolate mb chromosome 20, YSFRI_EMoa_1.0, whole genome shotgun sequence genomic window carries:
- the il34 gene encoding interleukin-34, whose protein sequence is MVQLSNSVYLLGGLFGLFLLSPVLMAPTPASMCTPLKTLNDSLSHRRRYMKHNFPINYTIRVHREEVFKVSSINRMRLQEDGLDELILQRLWFQVNQGVLKKIIRVMPERHPSRPYTAELESRFRDAEGVFVQSHPAEVFQQELPESVQDTWDNLTEEPDRVPESSWRYVSPKSLLDNFCQTMHCLFSECFAGTEAPQDYCDVSYWRKGRKKDLHPES, encoded by the exons ATGGTCCAACTGTCCAACTCAGTCTACCTGCTGGGAGGCCTTTttg gcctGTTCCTGCTATCGCCTGTTCTGATGGCCCCAACACCAGCCAGCATGTGCACGCCCTTGAAGACGCTCAATGACAGCCTTAGCCACAGGCGACGGTACATG AAGCACAACTTCCCCATCAACTACACCATCAGGGTTCATCGTGAGGAAGTCTTTAAAGTTTCAAGCATCAACAGAATG AGGTTACAGGAGGACGGGCTGGATGAGCTGATTCTCCAGAGGTTGTGGTTCCAGGTCAACCAAGGCGTGTTAAAAAAG ATCATCAGGGTTATGCCAGAGAGACATCCTTCACGTCCATACACCGCTGAGTTGGAAAGTCGCTTCAGGGATGCGGAGGGCGTCTTTGTACAGTCACATCCAGCTGAG gtgttCCAGCAGGAGCTTCCAGAGTCTGTCCAGGATACTTGGGATAATTTAACAGAAGAGCCTGACAGAGTGCCAGAGTCCAGCTGGCGATATGTTTCCCCGAAATCCCTCCTGGACAACTTCTGCCAAACCATGCACTGCCTCTTCAGCGAGTGCTTTGCCGGCACAGAAGCACCACAGGACT